In Burkholderia gladioli, a genomic segment contains:
- the uvrA gene encoding excinuclease ABC subunit UvrA, translating to MEQIRIRGARTHNLKNVNLDLPRHKLVVITGLSGSGKSSLAFDTLYAEGQRRYVESLSAYARQFLQLMEKPDVDLIEGLSPAISIEQKATSHNPRSTVGTVTEIHDYLRLLYARVGTPYCPDHEIPLEAQSVSQMVDAALALPEETKLMILAPVVANRKGEHAELFEEMQAQGFVRFRVRSGGGTANEGVAKIYEVESLPKLKKNDKHTIDVVVDRLKVRADMKQRLAESFETALRLADGRAIALEMDTDQEHLFSSKFACPICSYSLQELEPRLFSFNNPMGACPECDGLGQITFFDPKRVVAHPSLSLAAGAVKGWDRRNQFYFQMLQSLAAFYEFDIDAAFEDLPEKVRKILLYGSGKQTIPFSYINERGRTSIREHVFEGIIPNLERRCRETDSAAVREELAKYQNNQPCPSCDGTRLRREARFVRVGSGEQARAIYEVSGWPLRDTLGYFDGLTLDGAKREIADKVIQEIVARLTFLNNVGLDYLSLERSAETLSGGEAQRIRLASQIGSGLTGVMYVLDEPSIGLHQRDNDRLIATLKHLRDLGNSVIVVEHDEDMIRTADYVVDMGPGAGEHGGVVIAEGTPRQVQANSASLTGQYLAGKKIIEYPDERIAPDEDRMLRIGDAHGNNLKHVDLELPVGLLTCITGVSGSGKSTLINDTLYQAVARHLYGSSAEPAPYESLEGLEHFDKVINVDQSPIGRTPRSNPATYTGLFTPIRELFAGVPSSKERGYDPGRFSFNVKGGRCESCQGDGMLKVEMHFLPDVYVPCDVCHGKRYNRETLEVLYKGKNISEVLDMTVEHAYEFFSAVPVVARKLKTLLDVGLGYIRLGQSATTLSGGEAQRVKLSLELSKRDTGRTLYILDEPTTGLHFHDIALLLEVIHRLRDQGNTVVIIEHNLDVIKTADWVIDLGPEGGAGGGQIIAQGTPEQVAKTKASFTGRYLAPLLKRDKKK from the coding sequence ATGGAACAGATCCGTATCCGTGGGGCCCGCACCCACAACCTGAAGAACGTCAATCTCGACCTGCCGCGCCACAAACTGGTCGTCATTACGGGCCTGTCGGGATCCGGCAAATCCTCGCTCGCGTTCGACACCCTTTATGCAGAAGGGCAGCGGCGCTACGTCGAGAGCCTGTCCGCCTACGCGCGGCAGTTCCTCCAACTGATGGAGAAACCCGACGTCGACCTGATCGAGGGGCTCTCCCCGGCGATCTCGATCGAGCAGAAGGCGACCTCGCACAACCCGCGTTCGACCGTCGGCACCGTGACGGAGATCCACGACTACCTGCGACTTTTGTACGCACGTGTCGGCACGCCCTATTGCCCCGACCACGAGATCCCGCTCGAGGCGCAGAGCGTGTCCCAGATGGTGGACGCGGCGCTGGCGCTGCCGGAGGAAACCAAGCTGATGATCCTCGCCCCGGTGGTCGCGAACCGCAAGGGCGAGCACGCCGAGCTGTTCGAGGAGATGCAGGCGCAGGGTTTCGTGCGCTTCCGGGTACGCTCGGGCGGCGGCACGGCCAACGAGGGCGTGGCGAAGATCTACGAGGTCGAGTCGCTGCCCAAGCTGAAGAAGAACGACAAGCACACCATCGACGTGGTGGTGGACCGCCTGAAAGTGCGTGCCGACATGAAGCAGCGCCTAGCGGAATCGTTCGAGACGGCGCTGCGCCTGGCCGACGGTCGCGCCATCGCGCTCGAGATGGACACCGACCAGGAGCACCTGTTCAGCTCGAAGTTCGCCTGCCCGATCTGCTCCTATTCGCTGCAGGAGCTCGAGCCGCGCCTGTTCTCGTTCAACAACCCGATGGGCGCCTGCCCGGAATGCGACGGCCTGGGCCAGATCACCTTCTTCGATCCGAAGCGGGTGGTGGCTCATCCCTCGCTGTCGCTGGCGGCCGGCGCGGTGAAGGGCTGGGACCGGCGCAACCAGTTCTACTTCCAGATGCTGCAGAGCCTGGCGGCGTTCTACGAGTTCGACATCGACGCGGCCTTCGAGGACCTGCCGGAAAAGGTCCGCAAGATCCTGCTCTACGGCTCGGGCAAGCAGACCATCCCCTTCTCCTACATCAACGAGCGCGGCCGCACCTCGATCCGCGAGCACGTGTTCGAGGGGATCATCCCGAACCTGGAGCGCCGCTGCCGCGAGACCGATTCGGCCGCGGTGCGCGAGGAACTGGCCAAGTACCAGAACAACCAGCCCTGCCCGTCCTGCGACGGCACGCGCCTGCGCCGCGAGGCGCGCTTCGTGCGCGTGGGCAGCGGCGAGCAGGCGCGCGCCATCTATGAAGTCAGCGGCTGGCCGCTGCGCGACACGCTCGGCTACTTCGACGGCCTGACGCTGGACGGCGCCAAGCGCGAGATCGCCGACAAGGTGATCCAGGAGATCGTCGCGCGACTCACCTTCCTCAACAACGTCGGCCTCGACTACCTCTCGCTCGAACGCAGCGCCGAAACCCTGTCGGGCGGCGAGGCGCAGCGCATCCGGCTCGCCTCGCAGATCGGCTCGGGCCTGACCGGCGTGATGTACGTGCTCGACGAGCCCTCGATCGGCCTGCACCAGCGCGACAACGACCGCCTGATCGCCACCCTCAAGCACCTGCGCGACCTCGGCAACTCGGTGATCGTGGTCGAGCACGACGAGGACATGATCCGCACCGCCGACTACGTGGTCGACATGGGCCCCGGCGCCGGCGAGCACGGCGGGGTGGTGATCGCCGAGGGCACGCCCAGGCAGGTGCAGGCCAACAGCGCGTCGCTGACGGGCCAGTACCTGGCCGGCAAGAAGATCATCGAGTACCCGGACGAGCGCATCGCGCCGGACGAGGACCGCATGCTGCGGATCGGCGACGCGCACGGCAACAACCTCAAGCACGTCGACCTGGAGCTGCCGGTCGGCCTGCTGACCTGCATCACCGGCGTTTCCGGCTCGGGCAAGTCGACCCTGATCAACGACACGCTCTACCAGGCGGTGGCGCGCCACCTGTATGGCTCCTCGGCGGAGCCCGCGCCCTACGAGTCGCTCGAGGGGCTGGAGCACTTCGACAAGGTGATCAACGTCGATCAATCGCCGATCGGCCGCACGCCGCGCTCGAACCCGGCCACCTACACGGGCCTGTTCACGCCGATCCGCGAGCTGTTCGCGGGCGTGCCGTCCTCCAAGGAGCGCGGCTACGATCCGGGCCGTTTCTCGTTCAACGTCAAGGGCGGGCGCTGCGAGTCCTGCCAGGGCGACGGCATGCTGAAGGTCGAGATGCACTTCCTGCCCGACGTCTACGTGCCTTGCGACGTCTGCCACGGCAAGCGCTACAACCGCGAGACGCTGGAGGTGCTGTACAAGGGCAAGAACATCAGCGAAGTGCTCGACATGACGGTCGAGCACGCCTACGAGTTCTTCAGCGCGGTGCCGGTGGTGGCGCGCAAGCTCAAGACCCTGCTCGACGTCGGGCTCGGCTACATCCGCCTGGGCCAGTCGGCCACCACGCTGTCGGGCGGCGAGGCGCAGCGCGTCAAGCTCTCGCTGGAGTTGTCCAAGCGCGATACCGGCCGCACCCTCTACATCCTCGACGAGCCGACCACCGGCCTGCACTTCCACGATATCGCCCTGCTGCTGGAGGTGATCCACCGGCTGCGCGACCAGGGCAACACGGTGGTGATCATCGAGCACAACCTCGACGTGATCAAGACGGCCGACTGGGTCATCGACCTCGGCCCGGAAGGCGGCGCCGGCGGCGGCCAGATCATCGCCCAGGGCACGCCCGAGCAGGTCGCCAAGACCAAGGCCAGCTTCACCGGCCGCTATCTCGCGCCGCTGCTCAAGCGCGACAAGAAGAAGTAA
- a CDS encoding AI-2E family transporter: protein MEKQTETTRDANPSREPHLRSVRLTSDFSLPKLSAIEIGSYLLAVAGLLLVLHLHLLSGLLAGLLVYQLVHAIAPAIERHMSSGRARWLAVVLLSVVIVGGLAGLTAAVIDHVEHTVPNLQGLMGQVMQLVDQARGRVPGWVANVLPVDAAQMKLKATGLMSKHMDQLQQGGKSAARIFGHVLFGMIIGAMIAIGVDRNKARRPLSTALLARVGAFAEAFRRIVFAQIKISAINATFTAIYLLAVLPVVHVKMPLAKTLVLVTFIVGLLPVIGNLISNTLIVAVSLSVGVGTAIASLTFLILIHKLEYFLNARIIGGQIESRAWELLLAMLVMEAAFGVPGVIAAPIFYAYIKRELATLRLI from the coding sequence ATGGAGAAGCAAACCGAGACGACGCGCGACGCCAACCCGTCGCGCGAGCCTCATCTGCGCAGTGTCAGGCTGACCAGCGATTTCAGCCTGCCCAAGCTGTCGGCGATCGAGATCGGCAGCTACCTCCTCGCCGTCGCCGGCCTGCTCCTGGTGCTCCATCTCCATCTGCTGTCCGGCCTGCTGGCCGGGCTGCTCGTCTATCAGCTGGTCCATGCCATCGCTCCCGCCATCGAGCGCCACATGTCGAGCGGGCGCGCGCGCTGGCTGGCGGTGGTGCTGCTCTCGGTGGTGATCGTGGGCGGCCTGGCCGGGCTCACGGCCGCCGTGATCGATCACGTCGAGCACACCGTGCCGAATCTCCAGGGCCTGATGGGCCAAGTCATGCAGTTGGTCGACCAGGCGCGCGGGCGCGTGCCGGGCTGGGTCGCCAACGTGCTGCCGGTGGATGCCGCGCAGATGAAGCTGAAGGCCACCGGCCTGATGTCCAAGCACATGGACCAGCTCCAGCAGGGCGGCAAGAGCGCCGCGCGGATCTTCGGCCATGTCCTGTTCGGGATGATCATCGGCGCGATGATCGCGATCGGCGTCGATCGCAACAAGGCGCGCCGCCCACTCAGCACGGCGCTGCTGGCGCGCGTCGGGGCCTTCGCGGAAGCGTTCCGCCGCATCGTGTTCGCGCAGATCAAGATCTCGGCGATCAACGCCACCTTCACCGCCATCTACTTGCTCGCGGTGCTGCCGGTGGTGCACGTGAAGATGCCGCTCGCCAAGACCCTGGTGCTGGTGACCTTCATCGTCGGGCTGCTGCCGGTGATCGGCAACCTGATCTCGAACACGCTGATCGTGGCGGTATCGCTGTCGGTGGGGGTGGGCACCGCGATCGCCTCGCTGACCTTCCTGATCCTGATCCACAAGCTCGAATACTTCCTGAACGCGCGCATCATCGGCGGCCAGATCGAGTCGCGGGCCTGGGAATTGCTGCTCGCCATGCTGGTGATGGAAGCGGCCTTCGGCGTGCCGGGCGTGATCGCCGCGCCGATCTTCTATGCCTACATCAAGCGCGAGCTGGCCACGCTGCGCCTGATCTGA
- a CDS encoding LysE family translocator, giving the protein MPNFLLFLAASIAITVAPGPDNLQVLARGISQGRAAGLVAALGFSAGVLFHTTLAAFGVAALLRSSPVAFHILKFAGAAYLIWIGIKALRSQGLATADTRAPQPLATIFRQSVIGNMLNPKVTLFFVVFLPQFVDVHGSQAVSLQMFELGVLFMLQSAVVFSIFGLGAGVLGAWLKRRPRAGVWLDRLAGATFIGLGLRIALKD; this is encoded by the coding sequence ATGCCGAACTTCCTGCTGTTCCTCGCCGCCTCGATCGCGATCACGGTCGCGCCCGGTCCCGACAATCTCCAGGTGCTCGCGCGCGGCATCTCGCAGGGCCGCGCCGCGGGCCTGGTGGCCGCGCTCGGCTTCTCGGCCGGGGTGCTGTTCCACACCACGCTGGCCGCCTTCGGCGTGGCCGCGCTGTTGCGCTCCTCGCCGGTGGCCTTCCATATCCTGAAGTTCGCGGGAGCGGCGTACCTGATCTGGATCGGCATCAAGGCGCTGCGCAGCCAGGGGCTGGCCACCGCCGACACGCGTGCCCCGCAGCCGCTCGCCACGATCTTCCGCCAGAGCGTGATCGGCAACATGCTGAATCCCAAGGTGACGCTGTTCTTCGTGGTGTTCCTGCCGCAGTTCGTCGACGTGCACGGCAGCCAGGCGGTTTCGCTGCAGATGTTCGAGCTCGGCGTGCTGTTCATGCTGCAGTCGGCCGTGGTGTTCTCGATCTTCGGCCTGGGCGCGGGCGTGCTGGGCGCCTGGCTCAAGCGCCGGCCGCGCGCCGGCGTCTGGCTGGACCGGCTGGCGGGCGCGACCTTCATCGGCCTGGGCCTGCGCATCGCGCTCAAGGACTGA
- a CDS encoding helix-turn-helix domain-containing protein, whose protein sequence is MEKSIYSRRYAVFAKLLRAAREEAGFTQEEVAARLETTQTFISKCERGERRLDVIELCSWCDALGLSASQFVAELEQKL, encoded by the coding sequence ATGGAAAAATCTATCTACTCTCGCCGATACGCTGTGTTCGCTAAGCTGCTGCGAGCAGCTAGAGAAGAGGCGGGCTTTACACAGGAAGAGGTCGCGGCTCGTCTTGAGACCACTCAGACCTTCATCAGTAAGTGCGAGCGCGGCGAGCGCCGACTGGATGTTATCGAACTATGTAGTTGGTGTGACGCTCTGGGCCTTTCAGCTAGCCAGTTCGTCGCAGAACTTGAGCAGAAGCTTTGA
- a CDS encoding NUDIX hydrolase: MRFPCLAAARRFDAGAHLPFVIAGQQVGWIRRGDVAALARWPDVFEIDARRVMLAETLDTPDTRSMALASVIGALAAEGRIPGWRNEIYAIRNEFDAPPLAYIERAASRLFGTMTYAVHLNGIVEYAAAQPLRMWIGRRSESKATDPGMLDNVVAGGIGWGLGIEDTLAKECWEEAGIPAALAARAIAGRTVHVLCEIPEGTQAEQIFVYDLPLPADFVPRNQDGEVAEHRLAGADEVIRWLEAGQATMDASLAILDSLLRHRALAPGAVPGIDALFAPPPGAAP; encoded by the coding sequence ATGCGCTTCCCCTGCCTTGCCGCCGCGCGCCGCTTCGATGCCGGCGCCCATCTGCCCTTCGTGATCGCCGGCCAGCAGGTCGGCTGGATTCGGCGCGGCGACGTCGCCGCGCTGGCCCGCTGGCCCGACGTGTTCGAGATCGATGCGCGGCGCGTGATGCTGGCCGAGACGCTCGACACGCCCGATACGCGCAGCATGGCGCTGGCCAGCGTGATCGGCGCGCTGGCCGCCGAGGGACGGATTCCGGGCTGGCGCAACGAGATCTACGCGATCCGCAACGAATTCGACGCGCCGCCGCTGGCCTACATCGAGCGCGCCGCCTCGCGCTTGTTCGGCACCATGACCTACGCGGTGCACCTGAACGGCATCGTAGAATACGCGGCCGCGCAGCCGCTGCGGATGTGGATCGGCCGGCGCAGCGAGAGCAAGGCCACCGACCCGGGCATGCTCGACAACGTGGTGGCGGGCGGGATCGGCTGGGGCCTCGGCATCGAGGACACGCTCGCCAAGGAATGCTGGGAAGAAGCCGGCATCCCGGCCGCGCTGGCCGCACGCGCGATCGCGGGCCGCACCGTGCACGTGCTCTGCGAGATCCCGGAAGGCACCCAGGCCGAGCAGATCTTCGTCTACGACCTGCCGCTGCCGGCCGATTTCGTGCCGCGCAACCAGGACGGCGAAGTGGCCGAGCACCGGCTGGCCGGCGCCGACGAGGTGATCCGCTGGCTCGAGGCCGGCCAGGCCACCATGGACGCGAGCCTGGCGATCCTCGACAGCCTGCTGCGCCATCGCGCCCTGGCGCCCGGCGCGGTACCCGGCATCGACGCGCTGTTCGCGCCGCCGCCGGGCGCGGCGCCCTGA
- the purU gene encoding formyltetrahydrofolate deformylase — MSTDHSFILKLSCPDKHGIVHAVSGFLFERDTNIVDSAQFGDSRTGEFFMRVHFDQTTNSDAESTLDTLRNEFAPLAERFAMHWEMHDALKKPRVVILVSKIGHCLNDLLFRYRTGQLPIEIAAIVSNHKDFYQLAASYDVPFHHFPLAAGASAEAKAAQEARVLEVIGEHATDLVVLARYMQILSPQLCEQLAGRAINIHHSFLPSFKGAKPYYQAFDRGVKLIGATAHYVTTDLDEGPIIEQEVERVDHSMTPEQLTAIGRDVECVTLARAVKWHVEHRILLNGTKTVVFR; from the coding sequence ATGTCGACCGACCATAGCTTTATCCTGAAACTGTCCTGCCCCGACAAGCACGGCATCGTGCATGCCGTCTCGGGTTTCCTGTTCGAACGCGATACCAACATCGTCGATTCGGCCCAGTTCGGCGACAGCCGCACCGGCGAATTCTTCATGCGCGTGCATTTCGACCAGACCACCAACAGCGACGCCGAGTCGACGCTCGACACGCTGCGCAACGAATTCGCGCCGCTCGCCGAGCGTTTCGCGATGCATTGGGAGATGCACGACGCGCTGAAGAAGCCGCGCGTGGTGATCCTGGTCTCGAAGATCGGCCACTGCCTGAACGACCTGCTGTTCCGCTATCGCACCGGCCAGCTGCCGATCGAGATCGCCGCGATCGTCTCGAACCACAAGGACTTCTACCAGCTGGCGGCCAGCTACGACGTGCCCTTCCACCACTTCCCGCTGGCCGCGGGCGCCTCGGCCGAAGCCAAGGCCGCGCAGGAAGCGCGCGTGCTGGAGGTGATCGGCGAGCATGCGACCGACCTGGTGGTGCTGGCGCGCTACATGCAGATCCTCTCGCCGCAGCTCTGCGAGCAGCTGGCCGGCCGCGCGATCAACATCCATCACTCGTTCCTGCCCAGCTTCAAGGGCGCCAAGCCCTACTACCAGGCCTTCGACCGCGGCGTGAAGCTGATCGGCGCGACCGCGCACTACGTGACGACCGACCTCGACGAAGGTCCGATCATCGAGCAGGAAGTGGAACGCGTGGACCACAGCATGACGCCGGAGCAGCTCACCGCGATCGGCCGCGACGTCGAATGCGTGACGCTCGCGCGTGCCGTGAAATGGCACGTCGAGCATCGCATCCTGTTGAACGGCACGAAGACGGTCGTGTTCCGTTGA
- a CDS encoding VPA1262 family N-terminal domain-containing protein — translation MTWGIPDLLGHLDKLLTPNLIGTYRSFEVTEVVGFHENGPPINFVSLLVAEPSLPAETPVSPFINKKPIRLPGTKWRFGISRFWVSPNYLSQALRHLETRGEWKLTSMPLKVGKLSAVPPQFVPADTHVSHPWNGVLKNNFFDGSHVLELVDGEKIDHRFLLREPRLLRKLAELVRQYVPMGIDGLSDRIGNVLIQFPVTVAVTKYGRNQNGKFSFEPVWHSSVAVRPLRVSWEIYEDATIEDFASMDVSAGPGNIPVHSKRTGARYVLWDDANGVILGASARSAFFGGQVSVTSHTINPTTREFLKPPAEGGAAEPFRLLLRDDPPVPASGPSSNPREPWRSERIFRDSLHTLHARKEFVQYRGATGTGRSEALADIEWLMEKHGRSGVWLWDPYLAANDLLSTLFLCPWPGADLRGLSDGKTPKVCKHCGKRPDESSSHALHECISTPRKLGRLPWRLEQREMLERSKGNCQGLTLEFRVREGGAGWPFHDRFLIFPAAPGGAMAWSLGTSINSVGQQHHILQKVPDGELIREAFLDLWNLLADSKYLVWKTP, via the coding sequence ATGACGTGGGGAATTCCAGACCTGCTTGGGCACCTCGATAAGCTTCTGACGCCGAATCTTATTGGAACATATCGTAGCTTCGAGGTCACCGAGGTTGTTGGTTTTCATGAAAATGGACCCCCTATCAATTTTGTCAGTCTTTTGGTAGCAGAGCCTAGCCTCCCGGCCGAAACGCCCGTGTCCCCGTTCATAAATAAGAAGCCAATTCGGCTTCCGGGAACAAAGTGGAGATTCGGAATCTCTCGCTTTTGGGTCAGCCCCAATTACCTCAGCCAGGCACTTCGACATCTAGAGACGAGGGGGGAATGGAAACTTACCTCTATGCCGTTGAAGGTCGGAAAGCTATCCGCAGTACCACCGCAGTTCGTTCCCGCGGACACTCATGTTTCTCATCCCTGGAACGGCGTCCTAAAGAACAACTTTTTCGACGGCTCTCACGTTCTCGAACTCGTTGATGGTGAGAAAATTGACCATCGCTTTCTGCTCAGGGAGCCTCGACTGCTGCGCAAACTGGCAGAACTCGTGCGGCAATACGTGCCAATGGGAATCGATGGCCTATCTGACCGCATCGGCAATGTTCTCATCCAATTTCCGGTAACCGTCGCAGTCACAAAATACGGTAGAAATCAAAACGGCAAATTTTCTTTCGAGCCAGTTTGGCATTCTAGCGTCGCGGTTCGCCCACTGCGGGTTTCGTGGGAGATTTACGAAGATGCGACGATAGAAGACTTCGCATCGATGGACGTCAGTGCAGGCCCAGGAAACATTCCGGTTCATTCGAAGCGCACCGGCGCACGCTATGTTCTCTGGGACGATGCCAATGGCGTTATTCTGGGGGCGTCAGCGAGGAGTGCGTTCTTTGGCGGTCAGGTCAGTGTAACCAGCCATACAATCAATCCGACAACGCGCGAATTCCTCAAGCCACCAGCGGAGGGAGGGGCGGCCGAGCCATTCAGGCTGCTGCTCCGCGATGACCCACCAGTTCCCGCTAGCGGGCCTAGTTCGAATCCGCGAGAACCGTGGCGTTCCGAACGCATTTTCCGAGATAGTCTACATACATTACATGCTCGCAAAGAATTTGTTCAGTACAGGGGCGCAACCGGTACGGGCCGAAGCGAAGCCTTGGCCGACATAGAGTGGTTGATGGAAAAGCATGGTAGGAGCGGCGTATGGCTGTGGGACCCCTACCTGGCCGCCAACGACTTGCTAAGTACTCTTTTCCTATGCCCGTGGCCCGGTGCAGACCTGCGCGGACTAAGCGACGGCAAGACGCCGAAGGTTTGCAAGCACTGTGGAAAGAGACCGGACGAGTCGTCTAGTCATGCTTTGCACGAGTGCATCAGCACACCACGTAAGCTGGGGCGCCTGCCATGGCGGCTTGAGCAACGTGAGATGCTCGAACGGTCGAAAGGTAACTGCCAAGGGCTAACGCTCGAATTCCGAGTGCGCGAAGGTGGGGCGGGCTGGCCATTTCATGACAGGTTTTTAATTTTCCCGGCCGCCCCCGGTGGCGCCATGGCATGGTCGCTGGGAACATCAATCAACAGCGTGGGCCAACAGCACCACATACTCCAAAAAGTTCCTGACGGCGAGCTAATCCGCGAAGCGTTTCTCGACCTATGGAACTTGCTGGCCGACTCAAAATATCTCGTGTGGAAAACGCCATGA
- a CDS encoding single-stranded DNA-binding protein: protein MASVNKVILVGNLGADPEVRYLPSGDAVANIRLATTDRYKDKATNEFKEVTEWHRVAFFGRLAEIVNEYLKKGSAVYIEGRLRTRKWQGQDGQDRYSTEIVADQMQMLGGRGGAGGGGGGGDDGYGGGGGGGGYGGGSGGGGYGGGRGGDMERGGGGGGRASGGGGARSGGGGGGSSRPSQPASGGGFDEMDDDIPF, encoded by the coding sequence ATGGCATCCGTCAACAAGGTCATTCTCGTCGGCAACCTGGGCGCCGACCCCGAAGTGCGCTACCTGCCGAGCGGCGATGCGGTGGCGAACATCCGCCTCGCGACGACCGATCGTTACAAGGACAAGGCCACCAACGAGTTCAAGGAAGTGACCGAGTGGCATCGCGTGGCGTTCTTCGGCCGGCTGGCCGAGATCGTCAACGAGTACCTGAAGAAGGGCTCGGCGGTGTACATCGAAGGGCGCCTGCGCACGCGCAAGTGGCAAGGCCAGGACGGCCAGGATCGTTATTCGACGGAAATCGTCGCCGACCAGATGCAGATGCTCGGCGGCCGCGGCGGCGCGGGTGGCGGCGGTGGTGGTGGTGACGATGGCTACGGTGGTGGCGGCGGCGGCGGTGGTTACGGCGGCGGCTCCGGCGGTGGCGGTTACGGCGGTGGCCGCGGCGGCGACATGGAGCGCGGCGGTGGCGGCGGTGGCCGTGCCTCGGGCGGTGGCGGCGCGCGCAGCGGTGGCGGCGGTGGCGGTTCCAGCCGCCCGAGCCAGCCGGCCAGCGGCGGCGGCTTCGACGAGATGGACGACGATATTCCGTTCTAG
- a CDS encoding MFS transporter: protein MSNPSASPVRMSAPELRATTSLAAIFALRMLGLFMIMPVFSVYAKTIPGGDNVLLVGIALGAYGVTQSLLYIFYGWASDRFGRKPVIAFGLLVFALGAFIAAFAHDITWIIVGRVVQGMGAVSSAVLAFIADLTSEQNRTKAMAMVGGSIGVSFAVAIVGAPIVFHWVGMSGLFTIVGVLSLLAIGVVLWVVPDAPKPVHVKAPFSEVLHNVELLRLNFGVLVLHATQTALFLVVPRLLVDAGLPVASHWQVYLPVMGLSFVAMVPAIIVAEKRGKMKPVLLGGVAAILIGQLLLGSTPHTIVIVAAVLFVYFLGFNILEASQPSLVSKLAPGSRKGAATGVYNTTQSIGLALGGVVGGWLLKTGGANEVFYACSALVAVWLIIAANMKPPPRKA, encoded by the coding sequence ATGTCCAATCCGTCAGCTTCCCCCGTTCGCATGAGCGCGCCCGAACTGCGCGCGACCACCTCGCTCGCGGCGATCTTCGCGCTGCGCATGCTGGGGCTGTTCATGATCATGCCGGTGTTTTCGGTCTACGCGAAAACCATCCCCGGCGGCGACAACGTCCTGCTGGTCGGCATCGCGCTGGGCGCCTACGGCGTCACGCAATCGCTGCTCTATATCTTCTATGGCTGGGCTTCCGACCGGTTCGGCCGCAAGCCCGTGATCGCCTTCGGCCTGCTGGTGTTCGCGCTGGGCGCCTTCATCGCCGCCTTCGCCCACGACATCACCTGGATCATCGTCGGGCGCGTCGTGCAGGGAATGGGGGCCGTATCTTCGGCCGTGCTGGCCTTCATCGCCGACCTGACCTCGGAGCAGAACCGCACCAAGGCGATGGCGATGGTGGGCGGCTCGATCGGCGTATCGTTCGCGGTGGCGATCGTCGGCGCGCCGATCGTGTTCCACTGGGTGGGCATGAGCGGCCTGTTCACCATCGTCGGCGTGCTGTCGCTGCTGGCGATCGGCGTGGTGCTGTGGGTGGTGCCCGACGCGCCGAAGCCGGTGCATGTCAAGGCGCCGTTCTCGGAGGTGCTGCACAACGTCGAACTGCTGCGCCTGAACTTCGGCGTGCTGGTGCTGCATGCCACCCAGACCGCGCTGTTCCTGGTGGTGCCGCGCCTGCTGGTGGATGCCGGCCTGCCGGTGGCCTCGCACTGGCAGGTGTACCTGCCGGTGATGGGATTGTCCTTCGTGGCGATGGTGCCGGCCATCATCGTGGCCGAGAAGCGCGGCAAGATGAAGCCGGTGCTGCTCGGCGGCGTGGCGGCTATCCTGATCGGCCAATTGCTGCTCGGCTCCACCCCACATACGATTGTGATCGTCGCGGCCGTGCTGTTCGTCTACTTCCTCGGTTTCAACATCCTCGAGGCCTCGCAGCCCTCGCTGGTATCGAAGCTCGCGCCGGGCTCGCGCAAGGGCGCGGCCACTGGCGTCTACAACACCACGCAGTCGATCGGCCTGGCGCTGGGCGGCGTGGTGGGCGGCTGGCTGCTCAAGACGGGTGGCGCCAACGAAGTCTTTTATGCCTGCTCGGCTCTGGTGGCCGTGTGGCTTATAATCGCCGCCAATATGAAGCCGCCGCCGCGCAAGGCCTGA
- a CDS encoding BPSL0761 family protein, which translates to MTTAYERTKAVIETRKLLQLLGSSADTTTRNEIRDTALLLLRHYPLDVDLEISAAAMPGIWAAPPR; encoded by the coding sequence ATGACTACAGCATATGAGCGTACGAAAGCAGTCATCGAAACGCGCAAGCTTCTGCAACTGCTTGGCTCGTCCGCCGACACCACCACGCGCAACGAGATTCGGGACACCGCGCTGCTACTCCTTCGGCACTATCCGCTGGACGTGGACCTCGAGATATCAGCTGCGGCGATGCCGGGAATCTGGGCCGCCCCTCCGCGCTAA